One region of Drosophila teissieri strain GT53w chromosome 2L, Prin_Dtei_1.1, whole genome shotgun sequence genomic DNA includes:
- the LOC122621471 gene encoding 23 kDa integral membrane protein: MDCGGVFVKYVLFIFNILFVICGILLITFGSIMVSTIKDFSGVGETFTANSVAIIILVLGCIVFLVAFMGCCGAIRENSCALTSYSVVMLVLLVSQLALIIYVWVDHVQIQKSLEKIVQTIWDQRQTDALLMDTLQRSFKCCGLHGFIDYGTTYPASCCDSPSNGTCELTQVMTRSSCLKAVDSFWDTNVSIIKYAGLGVTAVELVAFIFACCLANQTRNSQRRQNY, encoded by the exons ATGGATTGCGGTGGCGTCTTTGTAAAATATGTGCTATTCATATTCAACATACTGTTCGTG ATATGCGGCATTTTGCTTATCACCTTCGGCTCCATCATGGTGTCCACCATAAAGGACTTCTCGGGTGTCGGTGAGACCTTTACGGCCAACAGCGTGGCTATCATCATCCTGGTCCTTGGCTGCATCGTCTTTCTGGTGGCCTTCATGGGATGCTGTGGCGCCATTCGCGAGAATTCCTGTGCTCTGACCTCG TACTCTGTGGTCATGCTGGTACTGCTGGTCAGTCAGCTGGCCCTCATTATCTACGTGTGGGTGGACCATGTGCAGATACAGAAGTCCTTGGAGAAGATCGTCCAGACCATCTGGGATCAACGCCAAACCGATGCCCTCCTTATGGACACACTGCAGCGATCG TTCAAGTGTTGCGGCTTGCACGGCTTCATTGATTACGGCACTACGTATCCCGCCTCCTGCTGCGACTCGCCCTCCAATGGAACCTGCGAACTAACCCAAGTTATGACGCGATCCAGTTGTCTGAAAGCCGTCGATTCGTTCTGGGACACCAACGTGAGCATCATCAAGTACGCTGGCCTGGGTGTGACTGCTGTTGAG CTTGTGGCCTTCATTTTCGCCTGTTGCTTGGCCAACCAGACCCGCAACTCTCAGAGACGCCAGAACTACTAA
- the LOC122621431 gene encoding 23 kDa integral membrane protein yields MGCLSGIVNFILYIVNIVFLIVGILLIVLGSIMLSDLSHFDATGDGTDTNTIPICVTVLGGLIFVVSFFGCYGIFRQSVCMTGAYTSMVFVLFILQLVLTCWVFVNRSAFLGDMSNLVNLLWNSQDYNAMGVLEETFGCCGDTGYTNYNNIGLSVPGTCCGYLDRQATCSTPSVYQSRPGCSAKFEEFWNDNMDIIRWSGLGLCIFDLVVFLIAGALTNCMRSQNAGRQGYA; encoded by the exons ATGGGTTGTCTATCGGGAATAGtcaactttattttatatattgtcAATATCGTGTTTTTG ATCGTTGGCATCCTGTTAATCGTGCTGGGCTCGATCATGTTATCCGATCTGAGTCACTTCGATGCTACGGGGGATGGGACGGACACCAACACCATCCCCATCTGCGTCACAGTCCTGGGAGGCCTCATCTTCGTGGTGTCCTTCTTCGGGTGCTACGGCATTTTCAGGCAGAGTGTCTGTATGACCGGAGCG TACACTAGCATGGTTTTCGTGCTCTTCATTCTGCAACTGGTGCTCACCTGTTGGGTTTTCGTGAACCGATCTGCCTTCCTGGGGGATATGAGCAATCTGGTTAATTTGCTTTGGAACTCCCAGGACTACAATGCGATGGGCGTGCTGGAGGAAACCTTCGGCTGCTGCGGCGATACCGGCTATACCAACTACAACAACATCGGCCTTTCGGTTCCCGGAACCTGCTGCGGCTACCTGGACCGCCAGGCCACCTGCAGCACCCCTTCGGTCTACCAGTCGAGGCCCGGCTGCAGTGCCAAGTTCGAGGAGTTCTGGAACGACAACATGGACATCATCCGCTGGTCCGGCCTGGGCCTTTGCATCTTCGACTTGGTCGTCTTTCTGATCGCCGGCGCTTTGACCAACTGCATGCGCAGCCAAAACGCTGGTCGCCAGGGTTACGCCTAG
- the LOC122621511 gene encoding 23 kDa integral membrane protein-like codes for MNCLSAMFKYLLYLLNLVFVAGGVLLIVVGSIMLSTMGNFTAFDGGVSTKTIPICIIVIGCVTFVVAFFGCCGTIRENACCTTIYAICMLTLFGLQLALSIWIFAANDKFLTSMGKVVDKAWDENNAAQGYPMDALQLAFTCCGNSGYQQYDAVPSSCCGYKDRNKVCEEAIYTQRPGCQTEFVDFWASNTDLIRWSSLIIALFELGIFIMSCCLASAMRKR; via the exons ATGAACTGTCTATCCGCGATGTTCAAGTACTTGCTGTACTTGCTGAACCTGGTGTTCGTGGCCGGTGGCGTCTTGCTCATCGTGGTGGGCTCCATCATGCTCTCCACGATGGGCAACTTTACAGCCTTCGACGGAGGCGTTAGCACCAAGACCATCCCGATCTGCATTATCGTCATCGGATGTGTCACCTTTGTGGTGGCCTTCTTTGGATGCTGCGGCACCATTCGCGAGAACGCCTGCTGCACCACCATT TACGCCATCTGCATGCTGACTCTGTTCGGCCTCCAACTGGCCCTCTCCATTTGGATCTTCGCGGCCAACGACAAATTCTTGACTAGCATGGGCAAAGTAGTGGACAAGGCCTGGGATGAGAACAATGCCGCCCAGGGGTACCCCATGGATGCCCTTCAATTGGCC TTCACTTGCTGTGGCAACTCGGGATACCAACAGTATGATGCCGTGCCCAGCTCCTGCTGCGGTTACAAGGATCGCAACAAGGTGTGCGAAGAGGCAATCTACACCCAGCGACCTGGCTGCCAGACGGAGTTCGTCGACTTCTGGGCCTCTAATACGGACCTCATCCGGTGGAGCAGTCTGATCATCGCCCTCTTCGAGCTGGGCATCTTCATCATGTCCTGCTGCCTGGCCAGCGCGATGAGGAAGCGCTAG
- the LOC122621495 gene encoding 23 kDa integral membrane protein, with protein MSCGISMVKYILFIFNLLCSICGILLIVFGALLFSKVHNIDDFAEALRTQQVPVTMIILGTIILLISWFGCCGAIRESYCMSMTYSILLFVLMIGQLALVIYMWVQKDKYLEIMGDVVEKAWDNRTRRSDYMDAIQISMKCCGRSGYTDYSFQGRLPPSCCSDTNNCRLETVYKRGCKVTFVEFWDKNSDIIKYAGLVIAAIEFVGFVFACCLANSIRNYRRRAEY; from the exons ATGAGCTGCGGAATCTCCATGGTTAAATATAtcctatttatatttaatttgctcTGTTCG ATATGCGGCATCTTACTGATTGTATTCGGAGCTCTGCTGTTCAGCAAAGTCCACAACATCGATGATTTCGCGGAAGCCTTGCGAACTCAGCAGGTGCCCGTGACGATGATCATCCTGGGCACCATCATCCTGTTGATTTCCTGGTTCGGTTGCTGCGGAGCCATTCGGGAGTCGTACTGCATGTCCATGACG TACTCGATTCTACTGTTCGTCCTGATGATTGGCCAATTGGCCTTGGTTATCTACATGTGGGTGCAGAAGGACAAGTACCTGGAGATCATGGGTGATGTGGTCGAGAAGGCCTGGGACAATCGCACCCGTCGTTCCGACTACATGGACGCGATTCAGATCAGC ATGAAATGCTGCGGACGCAGTGGCTACACCGATTACTCCTTCCAAGGCAGGTTGCCTCCCTCCTGCTGCAGCGATACCAACAACTGCCGCCTGGAGACCGTCTACAAGCGGGGATGCAAGGTCACCTTTGTCGAGTTCTGGGACAAGAACAGCGACATCATTAAGTATGCCGGCCTGGTCATTGCTGCCATTGAA tTTGTGGGATTCGTTTTCGCCTGTTGCTTGGCGAACAGCATTCGAAACTATAGACGCCGTGCGGAATATTAA
- the LOC122621406 gene encoding uncharacterized protein LOC122621406: MESAKDFVVAKYQGLCNFLERDTRGSELAIYGTSALMVAVAYAKRKPAYLVRQFKQPSHIPERLISERVMHTGRIAGVKQQEQDTLLMIQHRPLIPIFTSRKRLLPVKLPGVRVNANGYSWLQQCLIGREATFLPLNAAKGQDFVVCQLCLVHPPRGNRLLDVSETLLKLRFARFVQDAAAAVKRNGKYYQHLKKVEQTTAEKEAFLSWASGYPYIWRRYNELRQRWLPKEKLLPELVR; the protein is encoded by the coding sequence ATGGAGTCGGCCAAGGATTTTGTGGTGGCCAAGTACCAAGGCTTATGTAACTTCCTCGAGCGGGACACCCGCGGCAGCGAGCTTGCCATCTACGGCACCTCGGCTCTCATGGTGGCCGTGGCCTATGCGAAGCGGAAGCCAGCCTACCTGGTGCGCCAGTTCAAGCAGCCATCGCACATCCCGGAGCGTCTCATCAGCGAGCGCGTCATGCACACGGGCAGGATCGCCGGGGTCAAACAGCAGGAGCAAGACACCCTGCTGATGATCCAGCACCGGCCGCTGATCCCAATCTTTACCAGCCGCAAACGCCTGCTGCCCGTCAAGCTGCCGGGCGTGCGCGTCAATGCTAACGGCTACTCCTGGTTGCAACAGTGCCTCATCGGCCGCGAAGCCACCTTCCTGCCCCTAAATGCCGCCAAGGGACAGGACTTTGTCGTCTGCCAGCTGTGCCTGGTCCATCCGCCCCGGGGCAACCGCCTGCTGGACGTCTCGGAGACCCTGCTCAAGCTCCGCTTCGCCCGATTCGTGCAGGATGCCGCCGCCGCGGTTAAAAGGAACGGAAAGTACTACCAACATCTGAAAAAGGTGGAGCAGACCACCGCGGAGAAGGAAGCCTTTCTGTCCTGGGCCTCCGGATATCCCTACATCTGGCGCCGCTATAACGAACTGAGGCAGCGCTGGTTGCCCAAGGAGAAGCTGCTGCCGGAGCTAGTACGCTGA